One window from the genome of Pedobacter schmidteae encodes:
- a CDS encoding RagB/SusD family nutrient uptake outer membrane protein translates to MKSFKLFAAGIVLITSISACNKIIDIDPISNIGVNAFYRNYEETSAALTGSYNGLQKPLEFEWMLTDLRTDNSKQGVPNSSAAINFEFNELDMFTLNSAHDKVYQYWLATYKNLRSINYVLKSLGVSYTGGQTIVGEGTAKMNQQQKNQLAGEALFLRAYHYFNLVRLYGDVFLITEPVDPEQSKKITRTPLADCYQLITADLLAAKSLLSQAPYSSASNPEAGRATSWAAKALLAKVYLTTNRAASALPLLDDIISNSGHGLLPSFSDVFSINNEMNKEILFAVRFKAGGFGLGNLMANNFAPTSSGSAIVNGDGTGYNFPTNDLDVTYKTPASGAADARKVVTMAKYASKLYVKKFISPVLVKFDAENDFPVLRFSDVLLMKAEALGFGSPAVNLINDVRARAGATDYATGDFNAGFYKYPTDGSANAITTSTQFLNALLNERRLEFAFENQRFFDLVRTGQAVAVIKNHFALEFDSHYKAYRPAFTLAELQANLTTEKLLLPIPQRELDANDQIKIVQNPGY, encoded by the coding sequence ATGAAAAGCTTTAAATTGTTTGCAGCAGGCATTGTACTGATCACAAGTATCAGCGCCTGCAATAAAATCATCGATATTGACCCCATCTCTAATATTGGCGTAAATGCTTTTTATAGAAACTACGAAGAAACTTCGGCGGCGCTTACAGGCAGTTACAATGGTTTACAAAAACCGTTGGAGTTTGAATGGATGCTGACCGATTTGCGTACAGACAATTCCAAACAGGGGGTTCCCAACAGTTCTGCAGCCATCAATTTCGAATTCAACGAACTGGATATGTTCACTTTAAATTCGGCACATGACAAAGTTTATCAATACTGGCTGGCTACTTATAAAAACCTGCGATCTATTAATTATGTGTTAAAAAGTCTGGGTGTAAGCTACACAGGCGGCCAAACTATTGTAGGCGAAGGCACTGCCAAAATGAATCAGCAACAGAAAAACCAACTGGCTGGAGAAGCCTTATTTTTACGTGCCTACCATTACTTTAATCTGGTGAGGTTGTATGGAGATGTTTTTCTCATTACCGAGCCGGTTGATCCTGAGCAATCAAAAAAAATTACCAGAACGCCACTGGCCGACTGTTATCAGCTGATTACAGCCGATCTGCTGGCAGCAAAAAGCCTGCTATCGCAGGCGCCTTACTCGTCAGCCAGCAATCCCGAAGCCGGGCGGGCTACCTCCTGGGCAGCAAAAGCACTCTTGGCTAAAGTTTACCTGACCACCAACCGTGCAGCCAGCGCCTTGCCCCTGCTGGATGATATCATCAGCAACAGTGGCCACGGCTTATTACCTTCTTTTTCAGATGTCTTTTCCATTAACAACGAAATGAACAAGGAGATTCTGTTTGCGGTAAGGTTTAAAGCCGGAGGCTTTGGGCTTGGCAACCTGATGGCCAATAACTTTGCCCCAACATCCAGTGGAAGCGCAATTGTAAATGGTGATGGTACCGGATATAATTTCCCGACAAATGATCTGGACGTAACCTATAAGACGCCAGCAAGCGGAGCCGCTGATGCCCGAAAAGTGGTAACTATGGCCAAATACGCTTCCAAACTGTATGTCAAAAAATTCATTTCTCCGGTTCTGGTAAAATTTGATGCCGAAAACGATTTCCCTGTACTTCGCTTTTCCGATGTATTGTTGATGAAGGCTGAGGCCTTGGGTTTCGGAAGTCCCGCAGTAAACCTGATTAATGATGTAAGGGCAAGAGCCGGGGCCACCGACTATGCAACCGGCGATTTTAATGCAGGCTTTTACAAATACCCAACTGACGGTAGTGCCAATGCCATTACTACCTCTACACAGTTTCTGAATGCTTTACTAAATGAAAGAAGACTTGAATTTGCTTTTGAAAACCAGCGTTTCTTTGACCTGGTAAGAACCGGACAAGCCGTAGCTGTCATCAAAAACCACTTTGCCCTGGAATTTGATTCACATTACAAAGCTTACCGACCGGCCTTTACCCTGGCAGAACTGCAAGCCAATCTCACCACGGAGAAATTGTTGCTACCCATCCCTCAGCGCGAACTGGATGCCAACGATCAGATAAAAATTGTTCAAAACCCGGGCTACTAA
- a CDS encoding TonB-dependent receptor → MNLNIYLRGILLLVFSCFLFLNPAFSQTRVKIQGVVKSASGETLPGASVTIKDAKQGTVTNNKGEFSINVETGKLILFNYLGYQPQAYAVKGAANITITLKETPNTMNELVVIGYGTQKKSAVTGAVSKLKNDNLDEIPTSRLDNALIGKIAGVTIQNVSSEVGADPIVRVRGFSSISANSQPLVVVDGYPVPDGLSFVNPQDVESIEVLKDAASGAIYGSRAANGVILITTKSGVSDKPKYSIKSYYGFKKPYALNPIMSITDYTKMLFSEAALRENDPTVPANGKNLITGPERAAYIIEDQISGVPTDWQQEALQDASIANIQLGISGGKKELKYYISASGQKDQAILKYSDNERLNVKAKIDGTLSKKVDFSLNFNPSYIKTQRPAVNFTDYFRFGSFLPVYHNDFTAAYVHQNAQWASVLPGDFVQARHFNGLQYSGTMPEGSLWSSTGPVEPFATSNNTPLSIAARETRDQQTYRMLGSADISIKFLPNLIFKSSAGGYFSQQENNTFTKSSARKDGDVNEATIYTKNYLDLLFENTLNYNLTKGNHNFTGLVGFTTQQTIVKESNMVGRNFPTDDFETLNQAAQIDQALTKTLKDRIGLISYLGRLTYDYKNKYLLALSYRMDGSSYFAEGKKYGSFPAVSAGWGITKEDFMKNISWLSNMKLRASYGATGNNKIESFAFQNLLYPGNYSFGSGTGSVDLGLAPNADVLANPNITWERTFEFNTGLDIGFMKDRFGLTLEYYNSNTEKLLYKRSTQSFSGSFEYFDNSGRVKNQGIEIELTSNNIKNDKFQWTTALNFSANRNRLLELGGEPFQYNYGERNEIYAAIVGQPAIQFFGYKTNGVWTSQAQIDEAKAGGQTSTLAKYYAPGGLKFVDVNGDNKIDVNDRTTLGTPFPDFTWGINNSFKYKGFDLNLLIQGVQGVKVINGDANYNESRRYNENFNKNRWISAANPGDGKTPYYTNGENWLLTDYVIEDGSYAALRNVILGYTLPAKFTKKIGVKGIRVYSSADNVVYLMGRSYRGINPEARTTSSQYASPLIDGYQRGAFPIARTYTFGIDVNF, encoded by the coding sequence ATGAATCTGAACATTTACTTACGGGGAATACTCCTCCTGGTATTTTCCTGTTTTCTGTTTTTAAATCCTGCTTTTTCGCAGACAAGGGTAAAAATACAAGGTGTGGTTAAATCTGCAAGCGGGGAAACCTTACCTGGTGCATCTGTTACCATTAAAGACGCTAAACAAGGAACCGTTACCAACAACAAGGGAGAGTTTAGCATTAATGTAGAGACGGGCAAATTAATACTGTTCAATTACCTGGGTTATCAACCTCAGGCCTATGCCGTTAAAGGAGCTGCTAACATTACCATCACCTTAAAGGAAACGCCCAACACCATGAATGAATTGGTGGTAATTGGATATGGAACACAAAAAAAATCGGCAGTAACAGGTGCCGTAAGTAAATTGAAAAATGACAATCTGGATGAAATACCTACCTCCAGGCTCGACAATGCACTTATCGGAAAAATTGCCGGCGTAACCATTCAAAATGTGAGTTCTGAAGTAGGCGCTGACCCAATTGTGCGTGTACGTGGCTTCAGTTCCATCAGCGCCAATTCGCAACCACTGGTAGTGGTAGATGGTTATCCGGTACCCGATGGTTTGTCTTTTGTAAACCCTCAGGATGTGGAATCGATTGAAGTATTGAAAGATGCCGCATCGGGAGCCATATATGGTTCCAGGGCCGCCAACGGTGTAATTCTGATCACCACAAAAAGCGGGGTATCTGACAAGCCAAAATATTCCATTAAGTCGTATTACGGATTTAAAAAACCTTACGCCTTAAATCCCATCATGAGCATTACCGACTACACCAAAATGTTGTTTTCAGAAGCGGCACTAAGAGAAAATGACCCCACCGTACCCGCAAACGGGAAGAACCTGATTACAGGTCCGGAAAGAGCGGCTTATATCATTGAAGATCAGATTAGCGGTGTACCTACAGACTGGCAACAAGAAGCCCTGCAGGATGCTTCCATCGCCAATATTCAACTGGGGATTTCAGGCGGCAAAAAAGAACTCAAATATTACATCTCTGCCAGTGGGCAAAAAGATCAGGCCATTTTGAAATATAGTGATAACGAACGCTTAAATGTGAAAGCGAAAATAGATGGAACACTCAGTAAAAAAGTCGATTTCAGCCTCAATTTTAACCCTTCCTATATCAAAACACAAAGACCGGCAGTAAATTTTACCGATTACTTTAGGTTTGGCTCCTTCCTCCCTGTTTATCATAATGATTTTACCGCTGCATATGTACACCAAAATGCGCAATGGGCATCTGTACTTCCCGGCGATTTTGTTCAGGCGCGCCACTTTAACGGGCTGCAGTATTCTGGTACCATGCCTGAGGGCAGTTTGTGGAGTAGTACCGGTCCTGTTGAGCCCTTTGCTACCAGCAACAATACACCGCTTTCTATCGCTGCCAGGGAAACGCGTGATCAGCAAACCTATAGAATGCTGGGTAGCGCCGATATCAGCATTAAATTTCTACCCAACCTGATCTTTAAAAGTTCGGCGGGTGGTTATTTCTCTCAACAGGAAAACAACACCTTCACCAAATCAAGCGCCCGAAAAGATGGCGATGTAAACGAAGCCACCATATATACCAAAAACTACCTCGATCTGTTGTTTGAAAACACCTTAAACTACAACCTGACCAAGGGCAACCACAATTTTACCGGATTAGTTGGCTTTACCACGCAACAAACCATCGTCAAGGAATCGAATATGGTAGGCCGGAACTTCCCTACAGATGATTTTGAGACGCTCAATCAGGCCGCTCAGATTGATCAGGCCCTAACCAAAACACTAAAAGACCGTATTGGTCTCATCTCTTATCTGGGCAGGTTAACTTACGACTATAAAAACAAGTACTTATTAGCCCTCAGTTACCGTATGGATGGCAGTTCCTATTTCGCTGAAGGAAAAAAATATGGATCCTTTCCTGCTGTGTCTGCCGGATGGGGGATTACAAAAGAAGATTTCATGAAAAATATAAGCTGGTTGAGCAATATGAAATTGAGGGCCAGTTACGGAGCTACAGGAAATAACAAAATTGAGAGCTTTGCTTTCCAGAACCTGTTGTATCCTGGCAATTATTCTTTCGGAAGCGGAACAGGAAGTGTTGACCTTGGGCTTGCACCAAATGCCGATGTACTGGCCAACCCAAACATTACCTGGGAACGTACATTTGAATTCAATACCGGACTCGACATTGGCTTTATGAAAGACCGGTTTGGGCTGACTTTAGAATACTACAATTCCAACACCGAAAAACTATTATACAAAAGGTCCACCCAGTCCTTTAGTGGCTCGTTTGAGTATTTTGACAACTCGGGGAGAGTGAAAAATCAAGGTATTGAAATAGAGCTGACTTCCAACAACATTAAAAACGATAAATTTCAGTGGACGACCGCATTAAACTTCTCGGCCAACAGAAATCGTTTGCTTGAGCTGGGTGGCGAGCCCTTCCAATATAATTATGGTGAAAGGAATGAAATCTACGCGGCCATTGTAGGTCAGCCTGCCATCCAGTTTTTCGGCTACAAAACCAACGGTGTGTGGACCTCACAGGCGCAGATAGATGAAGCAAAAGCCGGCGGACAAACCTCTACCCTTGCCAAATACTATGCACCCGGCGGGTTAAAATTTGTAGATGTGAACGGCGATAATAAGATTGACGTAAATGACCGGACTACACTAGGCACTCCTTTTCCTGATTTCACCTGGGGTATCAACAATTCCTTTAAATACAAAGGTTTCGACCTCAACCTCCTTATTCAAGGCGTTCAGGGGGTAAAAGTGATCAATGGCGATGCCAACTACAACGAATCCAGACGCTACAATGAAAACTTCAACAAAAACAGATGGATCAGTGCAGCCAATCCAGGCGATGGTAAAACACCCTACTATACCAACGGAGAGAACTGGTTGTTGACAGACTACGTGATTGAAGACGGCTCGTATGCTGCCCTCAGAAATGTAATTTTAGGTTACACCTTACCTGCAAAATTCACAAAAAAAATAGGGGTCAAAGGGATAAGAGTATACAGTTCGGCTGACAATGTGGTTTACTTGATGGGCCGTTCTTATCGCGGAATAAACCCGGAGGCAAGAACCACCTCTTCGCAATATGCTTCGCCACTTATTGATGGCTATCAGCGCGGTGCATTTCCAATTGCCCGTACTTACACCTTTGGTATAGATGTTAATTTTTAA
- a CDS encoding SDR family NAD(P)-dependent oxidoreductase: MRLKNKVAIVTGGSRDIGRAVSCQLAQEGAKVVINYHGNIANAEETLRLIREQGGEAIIVKGDVTKSAEVTSLVDEARAAFGEEIHILVNVAGGMVARKPTAELDETFWDAVMDLNLKSVYLVSRATIPYMASGASIVNLSSLAGRDGGGPGASAYATAKGGIMTYTRALAKELGPKNIRVNAVLPGMIATTFHDTFSKPEVRVNVANATLLKREGTASEVADLVVYLASAQSSYITGTNIDINGGLNFS, encoded by the coding sequence ATGCGTTTAAAAAATAAAGTCGCAATTGTAACTGGAGGGTCCAGAGATATCGGTAGAGCTGTTTCTTGTCAGCTTGCCCAGGAAGGTGCAAAAGTTGTGATCAATTATCACGGCAATATTGCAAATGCAGAGGAAACATTAAGGTTGATCCGGGAGCAGGGCGGCGAGGCCATCATCGTTAAGGGTGATGTTACCAAATCAGCAGAAGTTACCAGTCTGGTAGACGAGGCCAGAGCTGCTTTTGGAGAAGAAATCCATATCCTTGTTAACGTAGCCGGCGGTATGGTGGCCAGGAAACCTACAGCCGAGTTAGATGAAACATTTTGGGATGCCGTAATGGACCTGAACCTGAAAAGTGTATACCTGGTTAGCCGGGCAACCATCCCTTACATGGCTTCGGGCGCATCTATTGTTAACCTGTCGTCACTGGCCGGCAGGGATGGCGGCGGCCCGGGCGCAAGCGCATACGCCACTGCCAAAGGTGGTATCATGACCTATACGCGCGCATTGGCAAAAGAGCTGGGGCCTAAAAACATCAGGGTAAATGCAGTGTTACCCGGCATGATTGCAACAACCTTTCACGACACTTTCAGCAAACCGGAAGTGAGGGTTAATGTAGCCAATGCAACGCTATTGAAACGCGAAGGCACTGCATCAGAAGTTGCAGACCTGGTGGTTTATTTAGCTTCAGCGCAATCCAGCTATATAACCGGCACCAACATTGATATCAACGGTGGTCTGAATTTTTCATAA